A window of Pantoea agglomerans contains these coding sequences:
- a CDS encoding YncE family protein, whose amino-acid sequence MKSLFSPRHAALALALAAAFGLSACQAPAKKAEAPAAAAAAQPASAVKQRELGFGLYEMAYVPGAKALYVASADAFKDVSGGVIYRLDPTTLETTGKGYTDLKNFGMTMNQDGSLLYVTNTLDGGVSKIDPVKGKVLARTLFSERNEKGFPFGAREIFLHNDQLYIGGVGDPGVIWVVDAQSMKLKSRIKNAGKWVTGIIYSPVTDRIYAANGGGEILVINPRSHKIEKRLTAGDGKEYLLLNMAEDPATGRLFVTDNSKAKTTLVFDERTGKVIKRIDGDALGIKFNAKRNEIYISQRESQKVLQLDATTYAVKNSWSFEGHPNSLLVTPDGQTLYVTIKQGFNKDHSSKGPDSVARIALN is encoded by the coding sequence ATGAAATCTCTGTTCAGTCCGCGTCACGCCGCGCTTGCTCTGGCGCTGGCCGCCGCTTTTGGCCTCTCGGCCTGTCAGGCACCGGCGAAAAAAGCCGAGGCGCCCGCCGCCGCTGCCGCCGCGCAGCCCGCCTCTGCGGTGAAACAGCGCGAACTCGGCTTTGGCCTGTATGAGATGGCTTACGTGCCGGGCGCCAAAGCGCTCTACGTCGCCAGCGCCGACGCCTTTAAGGATGTCAGCGGCGGCGTGATCTATCGCCTCGATCCCACCACGCTGGAGACCACCGGCAAAGGCTATACCGACCTGAAAAACTTCGGCATGACCATGAACCAGGACGGCAGCCTGCTCTACGTGACCAATACGCTGGATGGCGGCGTCTCGAAGATCGACCCGGTTAAAGGCAAGGTGCTGGCGCGCACCCTGTTCAGCGAGCGCAACGAGAAAGGGTTCCCGTTCGGCGCGCGTGAGATTTTCCTGCATAACGACCAGCTCTATATCGGCGGCGTGGGCGATCCGGGCGTTATCTGGGTGGTGGACGCGCAGAGCATGAAGCTGAAGAGCCGCATTAAAAATGCTGGCAAATGGGTCACTGGCATTATCTACTCGCCGGTAACCGATCGCATCTACGCCGCGAACGGCGGCGGCGAAATCCTGGTGATCAACCCGCGCAGCCATAAGATTGAGAAGCGTCTGACCGCGGGCGACGGCAAAGAGTATCTGCTGCTGAACATGGCGGAAGATCCGGCAACCGGCCGTCTGTTCGTGACCGACAACTCGAAAGCGAAAACCACTCTGGTGTTCGATGAGCGCACCGGCAAGGTAATCAAACGCATTGACGGCGACGCGCTGGGCATTAAATTCAACGCGAAACGCAACGAGATCTATATCAGCCAGCGTGAATCGCAGAAGGTGCTGCAGCTTGACGCCACCACCTACGCGGTGAAAAACAGCTGGTCGTTCGAGGGGCATCCCAATAGCCTGCTGGTCACGCCGGATGGGCAGACGCTCTATGTCACCATCAAGCAGGGCTTTAACAAGGATCACAGCAGCAAAGGGCCGGACAGCGTGGCGCGCATAGCGCTGAATTAA